In Maridesulfovibrio sp., the following proteins share a genomic window:
- a CDS encoding NADH:ubiquinone reductase (Na(+)-transporting) subunit D: MANFREVLLRPLVEENPIAVQILGICSALAVTTKLETAFVMSLAVTFVTAASNASVSSIRKHIPSSIRIIVMMTIIATLVIIVDQFLKAFAYGVSKQLSVFVGLIITNCIVMGRAEAFAMQNSPKLSLADGIGNGLGYGLVLLTVAFLRELFGSGKIFGLTIFKLESAGGWYEPNGLMLLPPSAFFIIGLLIWGVNVYEKRKAKR, encoded by the coding sequence ATGGCTAATTTTAGAGAAGTTCTCTTAAGGCCGCTTGTGGAAGAGAACCCTATTGCGGTCCAGATCTTAGGTATCTGCTCCGCTCTTGCGGTTACCACAAAGCTTGAGACCGCTTTTGTCATGAGTCTTGCGGTTACTTTTGTCACCGCAGCCTCCAACGCCTCGGTCAGTTCCATCAGGAAGCACATTCCGTCCAGTATCCGTATCATTGTCATGATGACCATCATCGCTACGCTGGTTATCATCGTGGATCAGTTTCTGAAGGCTTTTGCCTACGGTGTCAGCAAGCAGCTCTCGGTGTTTGTCGGATTGATCATCACCAACTGCATTGTCATGGGGCGTGCTGAGGCTTTTGCCATGCAGAACAGCCCGAAACTGAGTCTTGCCGATGGTATCGGTAACGGTCTGGGCTACGGTCTGGTGCTGCTGACGGTAGCCTTCCTGCGTGAGCTTTTCGGTTCAGGCAAAATCTTCGGGCTGACCATCTTCAAGCTGGAATCAGCCGGTGGCTGGTACGAGCCTAACGGGCTCATGCTCCTGCCGCCCAGTGCCTTCTTTATCATCGGCCTGCTCATCTGGGGCGTGAATGTCTACGAAAAGCGCAAGGCCAAACGTTAG
- a CDS encoding DUF4125 family protein: MSADTRQQLIEEIIGQELEMFLAVKNRGGTASCQEQPDSFRIMRHMTHAVMPIEYLESYLGDLKQAVLDNRNLMTEKYALMEGLIPVQNDSQAITELVQIESDWRKEVSAQFPLSVHPDGHESFCSYLNGELQTYSPKTLIIYLNYARKTQYKGGNLVRDRYEILMRKLGYDSLAHCEESLAGSKK; this comes from the coding sequence ATGTCCGCAGACACTCGCCAGCAATTAATTGAAGAAATCATCGGCCAGGAACTGGAAATGTTCCTCGCAGTCAAAAATCGCGGCGGCACGGCATCATGTCAGGAACAACCTGATTCTTTCCGTATCATGCGCCATATGACACATGCTGTGATGCCGATCGAATATCTTGAATCCTACCTTGGAGACTTAAAACAGGCTGTGCTCGACAACCGCAATCTCATGACCGAAAAATATGCGCTCATGGAAGGACTCATCCCGGTTCAAAATGACTCACAGGCAATCACTGAACTGGTACAGATTGAAAGCGATTGGCGCAAAGAAGTTTCAGCACAGTTCCCGCTGTCAGTACATCCTGATGGGCACGAATCCTTCTGCTCTTACCTTAACGGCGAATTGCAGACATACTCCCCCAAGACCCTGATCATTTACCTTAACTACGCCCGCAAAACTCAGTATAAAGGCGGCAATCTTGTGCGTGATAGATACGAGATCCTCATGCGTAAGCTGGGTTACGATTCCCTTGCTCATTGCGAGGAATCCCTTGCCGGCAGCAAAAAATAA
- the nqrE gene encoding NADH:ubiquinone reductase (Na(+)-transporting) subunit E has protein sequence MENLINIFVRSIFIENLALSFFLGMCTYLAVSKKVQTAMGLGVAVVVVMTITVPINNLLYNYFLREGALAWAGFENTDLTFVGLISYIGVIAAIVQILEMGLDKYVPSLYNALGIFLPLITVNCAILGASLFMVERNYNFAESLTFGFGSGVGWALAIVVLAGIREKMKYSDVPKELEGLGITFIVVGLMSFGFLSFSGIQM, from the coding sequence GTGGAAAACTTAATCAATATATTCGTCAGATCTATATTCATAGAAAACCTCGCTCTGTCTTTCTTCTTAGGCATGTGCACCTATCTTGCGGTGTCCAAGAAAGTCCAGACCGCCATGGGACTTGGCGTGGCTGTTGTCGTGGTTATGACCATCACCGTCCCGATAAACAACCTGCTTTACAACTACTTCCTGCGTGAAGGAGCTCTGGCCTGGGCTGGATTTGAGAATACCGACCTGACTTTTGTCGGTCTGATTTCCTACATCGGTGTTATCGCTGCTATCGTTCAGATTCTGGAAATGGGTCTCGATAAGTACGTACCATCGCTTTATAACGCGCTGGGAATTTTCCTGCCGTTGATCACCGTTAACTGCGCCATTCTCGGTGCTTCCCTGTTTATGGTCGAGCGTAATTACAACTTTGCGGAATCGTTGACTTTCGGTTTCGGTTCCGGAGTGGGTTGGGCGCTTGCCATAGTTGTGCTGGCCGGTATCCGCGAGAAGATGAAGTACTCTGATGTGCCTAAGGAACTGGAAGGACTGGGGATCACTTTTATCGTGGTCGGACTTATGTCCTTCGGGTTTCTCTCATTTTCAGGAATTCAGATGTAG
- a CDS encoding Na(+)-translocating NADH-quinone reductase subunit C, with the protein MSNDSTKKIFTVAFSLCLVCSLLVSAAAVGLKSIQEDNKVKERKENILKAAGIYNEDESVDELYKQIVPKVVDLATGEYVDIDAATYDQRKAAKDPSSSMTIPSEDDLAGIGHRAKYASVYLLKDGDKLKRVVLPLHGKGLWSTMYGFIALAPDFNTVKNFGFYEHAETPGLGGEVDNPNWKILWIDKKVYNDKHEPILDVIKGNVSKTDPAAQFKVDGLAGATLTSNGVENLVRYWLGEGGFGPYLKRLTAEGGEQNG; encoded by the coding sequence GTGTCTAACGATTCCACCAAAAAAATATTCACTGTGGCATTTTCCCTGTGCCTTGTCTGCTCACTGCTGGTTTCGGCTGCTGCAGTGGGTCTGAAATCAATTCAGGAAGACAACAAGGTCAAGGAACGTAAAGAAAATATTCTTAAAGCTGCGGGTATCTACAACGAAGATGAATCCGTGGATGAACTTTATAAACAGATTGTCCCCAAGGTTGTTGATCTTGCAACCGGCGAATATGTCGATATTGACGCCGCAACCTATGATCAGCGTAAGGCAGCCAAAGATCCGTCCAGCAGCATGACCATTCCATCTGAGGACGATCTGGCCGGGATCGGCCATCGGGCTAAATATGCCAGCGTCTATCTGCTCAAGGACGGAGATAAACTTAAACGCGTGGTCCTGCCTTTGCACGGCAAGGGACTCTGGTCCACCATGTACGGTTTTATCGCCCTTGCGCCGGACTTCAACACAGTCAAGAACTTCGGTTTCTATGAACATGCTGAAACTCCCGGTCTGGGCGGTGAAGTAGACAACCCCAACTGGAAAATCCTCTGGATTGACAAGAAAGTCTACAATGACAAGCACGAACCGATTCTCGATGTGATAAAAGGTAACGTCAGCAAGACTGATCCGGCAGCACAGTTCAAAGTGGACGGTCTCGCCGGGGCCACGCTGACTTCCAACGGTGTAGAAAATCTGGTTCGTTACTGGCTTGGCGAGGGTGGCTTCGGTCCCTATCTCAAGCGCCTGACAGCAGAGGGAGGTGAGCAAAATGGCTAA
- a CDS encoding Na(+)-translocating NADH-quinone reductase subunit A — protein sequence MIKLKKGLDVPISGEPALDIIEEKYPGCVAVLGGDYVGMKPTMAVSEGDTVKLGQPLFSDKKIDGVVFTAPGAGKVIAVNRGERRALQSVVIELDEAAGEVEFPAYDSDKLISLNRDKVVENLVNSGMWTAFRTRPFSKTPAPASTPGSIFVTAMDTNPLAFDPAPIIWKDSEAWLDGLRILTRLTDGDVNVCAAEGFALPLIQEVQIHTFGGPHPAGLPGTHIHFIDPVGPAKTNWHIGFQDVIAIGKLFTSGRLATDRYVALGGPMAKRPRIIKTRQGASIDELLAGELKDGAVRLISGSVLSGTKAEGPLAFLGRFHNQVSVVEEGGKQEFMGWMAPGRDKFSVKSVFASAFCKKKKLFDLNTLLGGSHRAIFPTGAFDQVMPLDILPTYLVRAMAVMDTDEAQALGCLELDEEDLALLSFVDCGKNDFGFMLREVLTQIEKEG from the coding sequence ATGATTAAGCTCAAAAAAGGACTAGATGTTCCTATCTCGGGCGAACCTGCACTGGATATTATTGAAGAAAAATATCCGGGCTGTGTGGCCGTTCTCGGAGGCGACTATGTCGGTATGAAACCGACTATGGCCGTTTCGGAGGGTGATACGGTCAAGCTTGGTCAGCCCCTCTTCTCAGATAAAAAGATCGACGGAGTCGTCTTTACCGCTCCGGGAGCCGGCAAGGTCATTGCTGTTAACCGCGGTGAGCGAAGGGCTTTGCAGTCTGTGGTCATCGAACTTGATGAAGCGGCCGGTGAAGTGGAGTTCCCGGCATATGATTCTGATAAACTGATTTCCCTTAACCGGGATAAAGTTGTCGAGAATCTCGTGAATTCAGGGATGTGGACAGCGTTCCGTACGCGTCCCTTCAGCAAGACCCCGGCCCCGGCCTCAACCCCCGGTTCTATCTTCGTCACTGCAATGGATACCAATCCTCTTGCTTTTGATCCTGCCCCTATCATTTGGAAGGATTCAGAAGCTTGGTTGGACGGTTTGCGTATCCTGACCAGACTTACTGACGGAGATGTCAATGTTTGCGCAGCCGAAGGCTTTGCGCTCCCTCTCATTCAGGAAGTGCAGATTCATACCTTTGGCGGACCGCATCCAGCCGGTCTTCCCGGAACCCATATCCACTTCATTGATCCGGTCGGTCCGGCAAAGACGAATTGGCACATTGGATTTCAGGACGTCATCGCCATAGGTAAACTGTTTACCTCGGGGCGGCTTGCAACTGACCGCTATGTGGCTTTAGGCGGTCCTATGGCCAAACGTCCGCGGATTATCAAAACCCGTCAGGGCGCCAGTATTGATGAACTTCTGGCCGGAGAACTCAAGGACGGAGCTGTTCGTCTCATTTCTGGATCAGTCCTTTCCGGCACAAAGGCCGAAGGCCCGCTGGCGTTCCTCGGCCGCTTTCATAACCAGGTTTCTGTGGTTGAAGAAGGCGGCAAGCAGGAATTCATGGGCTGGATGGCTCCGGGGCGCGATAAGTTCTCGGTGAAGTCCGTATTCGCTTCAGCTTTTTGCAAAAAGAAAAAGCTTTTTGATTTGAATACCCTGCTTGGCGGTAGCCACCGTGCCATTTTCCCCACCGGGGCATTTGATCAGGTTATGCCGCTGGATATCCTGCCGACCTATCTGGTGCGGGCTATGGCGGTGATGGATACAGACGAAGCTCAGGCTCTGGGCTGTCTTGAGTTGGATGAGGAAGATCTCGCCCTGTTATCCTTTGTGGATTGCGGCAAAAACGATTTCGGGTTCATGCTGCGCGAAGTCCTCACTCAGATCGAGAAGGAAGGGTAG
- a CDS encoding NADH:ubiquinone reductase (Na(+)-transporting) subunit B, whose translation MRKLLDKMHGAVSGDGKYKKYYPVYEMLDTFLFSPTETSSGSPHVRDAIDLKRVMITVVFALIPCFYMAMWNTGFQANSALASMGLEAGTGWRWSIMTGMGLSANPQSFGANILLGALYFFPIYIVCNIAGGFWETLFAVIRKHEINEGFLVTGSLIPLIVPPHIPLWQVALATSFGVVIGKEIFGGTGKNILNPALLARAFLFFAYPGQISGNSVWIPVDGFSGATPLALASEGGINAVTAKYSWWDCFIGTIPGSLGETSTLACLIGGAVLIITGIASWRIMVSLLAGVFATAIIFNGVGSATNPMMTVSPLWHLVMGGLAFGMVYMATDPVSSSMTPKGQFYYGALIGVMIILIRTVNPAYPEGVMLAILFGNVFAPIIDSFVMRANIKRRMVRSV comes from the coding sequence ATGAGAAAATTGCTTGATAAAATGCACGGTGCGGTCTCAGGAGACGGTAAATACAAAAAGTATTATCCCGTTTACGAGATGCTCGACACCTTTTTGTTCTCCCCTACGGAGACGAGTTCCGGATCTCCCCATGTGCGTGATGCCATAGATCTGAAAAGGGTCATGATAACGGTAGTCTTTGCGCTGATTCCCTGTTTCTATATGGCTATGTGGAATACCGGGTTTCAGGCCAACTCCGCTCTGGCTTCCATGGGTCTTGAAGCGGGAACCGGCTGGCGTTGGTCGATTATGACCGGTATGGGCCTTTCGGCAAACCCCCAAAGCTTTGGGGCAAACATATTGCTGGGTGCGCTCTACTTCTTTCCCATCTACATCGTCTGCAACATCGCCGGTGGGTTCTGGGAAACTTTGTTCGCGGTAATACGCAAACATGAAATTAACGAAGGCTTCCTTGTCACCGGATCATTAATTCCGCTTATCGTTCCCCCGCATATCCCCCTTTGGCAGGTGGCTTTGGCTACCAGTTTCGGTGTGGTTATCGGCAAGGAAATCTTCGGCGGAACCGGTAAAAACATTCTCAACCCGGCCCTTCTTGCCCGTGCTTTTCTGTTTTTTGCCTATCCGGGCCAGATTTCAGGAAACAGCGTGTGGATTCCGGTTGATGGTTTTTCCGGTGCAACACCGCTGGCCCTTGCTTCCGAGGGCGGCATCAACGCTGTCACCGCCAAGTATTCCTGGTGGGACTGCTTTATTGGAACTATTCCGGGGTCACTTGGTGAAACGTCAACTCTGGCTTGTCTGATTGGCGGGGCGGTACTGATCATTACCGGAATAGCTTCATGGCGGATTATGGTTTCACTTCTGGCAGGTGTCTTTGCTACTGCAATTATCTTCAACGGAGTGGGCAGCGCAACCAACCCCATGATGACTGTCAGCCCGCTCTGGCATTTAGTAATGGGCGGTCTTGCTTTCGGTATGGTCTATATGGCTACCGATCCGGTCTCTTCTTCCATGACGCCTAAAGGACAGTTTTATTACGGTGCACTAATCGGTGTCATGATTATTCTAATCCGTACGGTCAACCCGGCCTACCCTGAAGGTGTTATGCTGGCGATTCTTTTCGGTAACGTGTTTGCCCCGATCATTGACAGTTTTGTAATGCGGGCCAACATCAAGCGAAGGATGGTGCGCAGTGTCTAA
- a CDS encoding MFS transporter codes for MNNIRSLFSMAVLRKCYAHKRRDAEAAIAAAFFSTFGVGAFTFALSLGAHSSGVSAAWLGLAFSAYFFARLVLAPIAGYAADFIGARPLLLGASGVGAAVPFLYLLYPSVETLGVIQICLGFCSGIIKPVSMGLLGDCVPESSRGRLFGAYNTFMYSALVLSPLAGGAAVEMQGRIGELSLICPILGMFFSFISFARGRMGGGVVRGEKDTALGLPWREPLFAALLLAVLGRTAGASVVITFMPRLISESFGLEGMQAGLLFALPSLVLIAITPVTGKWADQLDRSGLTFLGMGICAACLFGYGQVSSIWTLGLLAACMGLGSALSLPASMSLAADMGRGRVMGIFLGVSNLGFVLGPVLAGFAAEAGGMPDVFELTALFSGLCLLPVFLVMSRKLHVS; via the coding sequence ATGAATAATATCAGATCGTTATTCTCTATGGCTGTTCTCAGGAAATGTTATGCCCATAAGCGCAGGGATGCTGAGGCGGCTATTGCAGCTGCTTTTTTTTCAACTTTCGGGGTAGGTGCTTTTACATTTGCTCTTTCTTTGGGAGCCCATTCTTCCGGCGTATCCGCAGCATGGTTGGGACTTGCTTTTTCTGCTTATTTTTTCGCACGTCTGGTTTTGGCCCCGATAGCCGGGTATGCAGCGGATTTTATAGGTGCACGTCCATTGTTGCTTGGCGCTTCGGGGGTGGGGGCGGCTGTGCCTTTTCTGTATCTACTTTATCCGTCAGTGGAGACCCTTGGCGTCATTCAGATCTGTCTTGGATTTTGTTCCGGCATAATTAAGCCTGTGAGCATGGGGCTGCTCGGGGATTGTGTTCCCGAAAGCAGCCGGGGACGCCTCTTCGGGGCTTATAATACATTTATGTACAGTGCTCTGGTGCTCAGTCCTTTGGCTGGCGGTGCTGCGGTAGAAATGCAGGGAAGAATAGGGGAGCTGAGCCTTATCTGCCCTATTCTGGGTATGTTTTTTTCATTCATTTCTTTTGCGCGGGGGAGGATGGGCGGTGGTGTCGTTCGTGGTGAAAAAGACACAGCTCTGGGACTGCCGTGGCGGGAGCCTCTTTTTGCCGCATTGCTACTGGCTGTGCTTGGAAGGACTGCCGGTGCCTCGGTTGTAATTACTTTTATGCCTCGATTGATAAGTGAGTCTTTTGGATTGGAAGGCATGCAGGCCGGGTTGCTTTTTGCTCTGCCCAGCCTGGTTCTTATAGCCATAACCCCTGTTACAGGTAAGTGGGCCGACCAGCTAGACCGGTCCGGTTTAACCTTTCTGGGCATGGGGATCTGCGCCGCCTGCCTGTTCGGGTACGGGCAGGTCTCTTCTATTTGGACCCTCGGGCTTCTGGCAGCGTGTATGGGGCTTGGCTCAGCCTTATCACTTCCAGCTTCCATGTCGCTGGCTGCAGATATGGGACGTGGCCGGGTTATGGGAATTTTTCTTGGTGTTTCGAATCTGGGCTTCGTTTTAGGTCCTGTTCTGGCCGGATTCGCGGCTGAAGCAGGAGGCATGCCTGATGTATTTGAGTTGACCGCGTTATTCAGCGGGCTGTGCCTGTTGCCTGTTTTTCTGGTTATGAGCCGTAAGCTTCATGTATCCTGA
- a CDS encoding sigma-54 dependent transcriptional regulator, which translates to MISHANLLIVEDEPIARENLTHVMNAEGHTVTAVGSGTEALQKLGKMEYELVLTDLMLPGMNGIELLEHIKEIHPSTQVIVITGHATVDTAVVAMQKGAHSYIAKPLNLGELRAQVHNALERQALSVEVQRLRTVIEEGKQDFPLVGQSERILKLKKTIQQLAHMDCNVLIQGETGTGKELIARGIHMVSPRSQERFMAINCGTFTAELMDKELFGHEREAFTGAQRGQKGILEVANGGTVFFDEMSELPLNMQVKLLRVLQERTFLRVGGTQEIPVDIRVVSATNCDLKEEVEKGTFRQDLFYRLNVVTLSAPPLREHREDIPVLIGHFLEKHRTETQSIDSISQETLDILMNYSFPGNVRELENISQRALALARGTVFSPDLLPEEIRNIARNKPLRTLEEVERDHIEKVMLATNGNKTQAAKILGIDRVSLWRKMKRLGLEKGD; encoded by the coding sequence ATGATCAGCCATGCAAATCTTCTCATAGTTGAAGATGAACCCATCGCGCGGGAAAACCTGACCCACGTCATGAATGCGGAAGGGCATACTGTAACAGCAGTCGGCTCCGGCACTGAAGCCCTGCAAAAACTCGGCAAAATGGAATACGAACTGGTGCTGACCGACCTCATGCTTCCGGGCATGAACGGCATTGAACTGCTGGAGCATATCAAAGAAATCCACCCTTCAACGCAGGTAATTGTCATTACCGGACATGCAACAGTCGATACTGCAGTTGTGGCCATGCAGAAAGGGGCCCACTCATATATAGCCAAACCCCTCAACCTTGGTGAACTTCGCGCTCAGGTTCATAATGCCCTTGAACGGCAGGCCCTTTCAGTGGAAGTTCAACGTCTCAGAACTGTCATAGAAGAAGGGAAGCAGGACTTCCCGCTTGTGGGTCAGAGTGAGCGTATTCTCAAGCTGAAAAAAACAATCCAGCAGCTTGCACACATGGACTGCAACGTACTTATCCAGGGTGAAACAGGCACCGGTAAGGAACTTATCGCACGTGGTATCCACATGGTAAGCCCCCGGTCACAAGAAAGATTTATGGCCATCAACTGCGGTACATTTACAGCCGAGCTTATGGATAAAGAACTCTTCGGACACGAACGGGAGGCCTTCACCGGAGCGCAACGCGGCCAAAAAGGAATACTGGAAGTCGCCAATGGCGGCACGGTCTTTTTCGACGAAATGAGCGAACTGCCGCTGAACATGCAGGTAAAGCTGCTGCGTGTCCTGCAGGAAAGGACTTTTTTACGTGTCGGCGGAACTCAGGAAATCCCGGTCGACATACGGGTTGTATCCGCAACCAACTGTGATCTGAAAGAAGAAGTTGAAAAAGGAACCTTCAGGCAGGACCTTTTTTACCGGTTGAACGTAGTAACGCTATCCGCTCCCCCCCTTCGTGAACACCGCGAAGATATTCCGGTACTTATTGGCCATTTTCTGGAAAAGCATCGCACTGAAACCCAGTCGATAGACAGTATTTCTCAGGAAACTTTGGATATCCTGATGAACTACTCCTTTCCCGGCAACGTCCGGGAACTCGAAAACATTTCCCAGCGGGCACTCGCGCTGGCCCGGGGAACAGTTTTCTCACCGGACCTGCTGCCCGAAGAAATCCGCAATATCGCCCGCAATAAACCCTTGCGGACCCTGGAAGAAGTTGAGCGCGAC
- a CDS encoding glycosyltransferase family 2 protein codes for MKKINFSIKYPQDCPCASFAQSLAINIEQTGHSCIVHNEAEWNKEDSEINVAIYPVHSDKLNTKPWHFNILLGDEGRAVRQYDAVLKTDFKESAPTAAKIIKNSREISPEISERIITARTKLADAEFRLNGPLVSVLIATYNRKAPLENALKSILHQSYSNIEVCLVNDGGESIDQVVENLGDDRIKLISYEQNQGKATALNQAFEASSGSYIAYLDDDDIWYADHLEKLMAAARILDRNFVYSNGMEVLLNSKTEKKEISRTLRYAQQVGLKELLEFNYITGINVLHERSLFKKAGGFDPELTVLIDFDMWRRLACHAAPQHVNYTTAEYYLHQEQGRHITDLMKHDPLAYRRQRIRVLSKNLHLEDQALKKELEEVKRRAQFDYAVFNCASALDANDRNMASQSLKHAHKYYTPLYTAQIMYAVCLLRLAHPVEALRVFKDCINRDSDIASLFMACSVSIALKDKFAAELLDRLVALKKQMNEDQLKILNEYKTRYSNTF; via the coding sequence ATGAAAAAAATAAATTTCTCCATCAAATATCCTCAAGACTGTCCTTGCGCGTCTTTTGCTCAGAGCCTTGCAATCAATATCGAACAGACGGGACACAGCTGTATTGTCCACAACGAAGCGGAATGGAATAAGGAAGATTCAGAAATCAATGTTGCCATCTATCCGGTCCACTCGGACAAACTGAATACCAAGCCCTGGCACTTCAATATCCTTTTAGGCGACGAGGGGCGGGCAGTCCGGCAATATGATGCTGTGCTGAAAACGGATTTTAAAGAAAGCGCTCCGACTGCTGCGAAGATAATCAAAAACAGCCGTGAAATCAGCCCGGAAATATCAGAACGCATCATAACCGCGCGGACAAAACTTGCCGACGCTGAATTCAGGCTCAACGGGCCATTGGTCTCTGTGCTGATTGCGACCTATAACCGCAAAGCCCCCCTCGAAAACGCCTTAAAAAGCATACTTCACCAGTCCTATAGCAACATTGAGGTCTGCCTCGTAAATGACGGGGGGGAGTCTATAGACCAAGTTGTAGAAAATCTTGGTGATGACAGAATAAAACTGATTTCATACGAACAGAATCAAGGAAAAGCCACAGCACTCAATCAGGCCTTTGAGGCCAGTAGCGGCAGCTACATCGCCTATTTGGATGATGACGACATCTGGTACGCAGATCACCTTGAAAAACTCATGGCTGCAGCCAGAATTCTGGACAGGAATTTCGTTTACTCCAACGGCATGGAAGTCCTGTTGAATTCCAAAACAGAAAAAAAAGAAATTTCACGCACACTGCGCTATGCCCAGCAGGTGGGACTCAAAGAGCTGCTCGAATTCAACTACATAACCGGGATCAACGTTCTTCATGAACGCTCTTTATTTAAGAAAGCCGGTGGATTTGACCCCGAATTAACAGTTCTCATCGACTTTGACATGTGGCGCAGGCTTGCCTGCCATGCGGCTCCGCAGCATGTAAATTACACAACAGCCGAATATTATCTGCATCAGGAGCAAGGCCGCCACATTACAGATTTAATGAAGCACGATCCTCTTGCGTATAGAAGACAGCGCATTCGAGTACTGAGCAAGAATCTTCACCTTGAGGATCAAGCTCTGAAAAAAGAACTTGAAGAAGTCAAACGCCGCGCGCAGTTTGATTACGCAGTTTTCAATTGTGCAAGTGCGCTGGATGCGAATGACCGGAACATGGCTTCGCAAAGTCTCAAACATGCACATAAATATTACACGCCCCTCTACACTGCTCAGATTATGTATGCTGTCTGCTTATTGCGCCTCGCACATCCGGTGGAAGCCTTAAGGGTATTCAAGGATTGCATCAACCGTGATTCGGATATCGCCAGTCTTTTTATGGCCTGCTCTGTGAGCATCGCACTTAAAGATAAATTTGCAGCAGAGCTGCTGGACAGACTGGTAGCATTAAAAAAACAAATGAATGAAGATCAGCTCAAAATACTTAACGAGTATAAGACCCGGTATTCCAATACCTTTTAA
- a CDS encoding HAMP domain-containing sensor histidine kinase, which produces MLKLHIRQKIILGIVIISICFGCLGFISYMNTIQLEDEVQLIERSDDLSNQILEVRRIEKNYLLYHDPALFTLGLDYINKADSLLQELMGKFNKLDKIQSGKKLKARLTHYRGLLEQLKNSPEKSTLMDSDLNTHLRETGQAMVELSKSISNYQRSYILSINRTLRSNLGLSMIGFAGVIACLVAFLSTNILKPLREVQEATRRISKGTFTPLPIKNSHDEIQQVFAALNSMVEQLAKRRRQLVQAQKLSSIGTLSSGIAHQLNNPLNNISTSCQILEENQKGKDALADRMMHNIMQETLRARDIVKGLLEFSRESEYSPGPVEIGMIMKSAMDLVSSQVPSNIALSSEIPEHIFVHADRRKLQEAFINLLINAVQAIGEQPGSINVTARMDSENTIIRICDTGQGMSPEIMERIFDPFFSTKEIGQGTGLGLYIVYGIIEKHQGSIRTESKPNEGTSFYITLPLDKEHKL; this is translated from the coding sequence GTGCTCAAACTGCATATCCGCCAAAAGATAATTCTCGGGATTGTCATTATTTCAATCTGCTTCGGTTGTTTAGGTTTTATTTCATATATGAATACCATTCAACTGGAAGATGAAGTTCAGCTTATTGAACGTAGTGACGACTTAAGCAATCAGATTCTTGAAGTCCGACGCATCGAAAAGAACTACCTGCTTTACCATGACCCGGCCCTGTTCACCCTTGGACTAGATTACATTAACAAGGCGGACTCGCTGCTGCAGGAGCTTATGGGGAAATTCAACAAGCTCGACAAAATACAAAGCGGGAAAAAACTGAAAGCACGCCTGACCCATTACCGGGGCCTGTTGGAACAGCTTAAAAATTCTCCTGAAAAATCAACGCTTATGGATAGCGACCTGAACACACATCTTCGTGAAACAGGACAGGCCATGGTGGAATTATCAAAGTCCATCTCCAATTACCAACGAAGTTACATCCTCAGCATCAACCGCACATTACGCTCCAACCTTGGTCTATCCATGATTGGTTTCGCCGGGGTAATAGCATGTCTCGTGGCTTTTCTGAGTACCAATATCCTCAAACCGCTGCGTGAAGTGCAGGAAGCCACGCGCCGTATTTCAAAAGGCACTTTCACCCCCCTTCCGATCAAAAATTCCCATGATGAAATCCAGCAGGTCTTTGCAGCTTTGAACTCAATGGTCGAACAATTGGCAAAACGGCGGCGCCAGCTGGTACAAGCGCAAAAACTTTCATCCATCGGAACACTTTCATCAGGTATCGCGCACCAGTTGAACAACCCTCTGAACAACATTTCCACCTCCTGCCAGATTCTTGAAGAAAATCAGAAAGGCAAAGACGCACTGGCCGATCGCATGATGCACAACATTATGCAGGAAACCCTGCGCGCAAGGGATATTGTCAAAGGACTTCTGGAATTTTCAAGGGAGAGCGAATATTCACCCGGACCAGTTGAAATAGGTATGATCATGAAATCAGCCATGGATCTGGTATCCAGTCAGGTCCCGTCGAACATCGCTCTTTCATCAGAGATTCCGGAACATATCTTTGTCCACGCCGACCGCCGGAAATTACAGGAAGCTTTCATCAACCTGCTGATCAATGCAGTACAAGCCATCGGTGAGCAGCCAGGATCAATCAACGTGACCGCCCGGATGGATTCTGAAAACACAATCATCAGGATATGTGATACAGGACAGGGCATGTCACCTGAAATCATGGAACGCATTTTCGATCCCTTTTTCTCCACAAAGGAAATCGGGCAAGGTACCGGCCTTGGGCTGTATATAGTCTACGGAATAATAGAAAAACATCAGGGCAGCATCAGAACCGAAAGCAAGCCGAACGAAGGAACCAGTTTTTATATAACCCTGCCGCTCGACAAGGAACACAAACTATGA